A genomic window from Nicotiana sylvestris chromosome 11, ASM39365v2, whole genome shotgun sequence includes:
- the LOC104216269 gene encoding DNA-directed RNA polymerase 3, chloroplastic (non-AUG (CUG) translation initiation codon), with translation MASTASYSPSPTSQWRTQKLPKRFNFYVIHNQEFGKLSQSSSLPTSSFPKTLKLPVIQMPINNNIQSQTTVCVSTDENLEELVNLQKIANGVLTKESNKRVFIQDPPWVSSLFMNSLFVRAKQVQGVRREFREIERRRRYAMLRRRQIKAETEAWEQMVEEYRELEREMCEKKLAPNLPYVKKLLLGWFEPLRQAIEKEQNAETTVKHRAAFAPHIDSLPADKMAVIVMHKLMGLLMMGGKEERCVQVVQAAVQIGMAVENEVRIHNFLEKTKKLQKHMTGAQSQEDMSRETMILRKRVKSLIKRNRVVEVRKLMKSEEPESWGRDTQAKLGCRLLELLTETAYVQPPVDQSADTPPDIRPAFRHVFRIATRDPGKSIVKKYGVIECDPLVVAGVDRTVKQMMIPYVPMLVPPKKWRGYDKGGYLFLPSYLMRTHGSRRQQDAVRSVPTKQMQQVYEALDTLGSTKWRVNKRILSVVESIWAGGGNIAGLVDRKDVPIPELHSDDIMEVKKWKWRVRKSKKINQELHSQRCDTELKLSVARKLKDEEGFYYPHNLDFRGRAYPMHPHLNHLSSDLCRGILEFAEGRPLGKSGLRWLKIHLASLYAGGIEKLCYDARLAFVENHIDDILDSANNPLNGNRWWLNAEDPFQCLAACINLSEALKSSSPHTVFSHLPIHQDGSCNGLQHYAALGRDSMEAAAVNLVAGDKPADVYTEIALRVDHIIRGDSIKDPATDPNALLAKLLIDQVDRKLVKQTVMTSVYGVTYVGAREQIKRRLEEKGLIDDDRLLFTASCYAAKVTLAALGELFQAARGTMTWLGDCAKVIASENQPVRWTTPLGLPVVQPYFKTQRHVIRTSLQVLALQREGDTVEVRKQRTAFPPNFVHSLDGSHMMMTAVACRDAGLQFAGVHDSFWTHACDVDQMNRILREKFVELYSMPILEDLLESFQNSYPALTFPPLPKRGDFDLVEVLESPYFFN, from the exons CTGGCTTCCACAGCTTCTTACTCTCCAAGTCCAACATCTCAATGGAGAACTCAAAAACTCCCAAAAAGATTCAATTTTTATGTCATTCACAATCAAGAATTTGGAAAGTTATCTCAAAGTTCATCACTTCCCACTTCTTCATTTCCCAAAACTCTTAAATTACCTGTAATTCAAATGCCAATTAATAATAATATTCAGTCCCAAACAACAGTGTGTGTATCCACTGATGAGAATCTTGAAGAATTGGTGAATTTGCAGAAAATCGCAAATGGTGTTTTGACTAAAGAATCAAATAAGAGAGTTTTTATTCAAGACCCACCTTGggtttcttcactttttatgaaTAGTTTGTTTGTTAGAGCTAAACAG GTACAAGGAGTGAGAAGGGAATTTAGAGAAATTGAGAGAAGGAGAAGATATGCTATGTTGAGGAGGAGGCAAATAAAGGCTGAAACAGAGGCTTGGGAGCAAATGGTGGAGGAATATAGGGAGTTGGAGAGGGAAATGTGTGAGAAGAAACTAGCACCCAATTTGCCTTATGTTAAAAAACTGTTattgggttggtttgagccactCAGACAAGCTATAGAGAAGGAGCAGAATGCTGAGACGACCGTGAAACATAGGGCAGCATTTGCGCCACATATTGATTCTTTGCCTGCTGATAAAATGGCTGTAATTGTGATGCATAAGTTGATGGGATTGCTGATGATGGGTGGTAAAGAAGAGAGGTGTGTTCAGGTCGTCCAAGCTGCGGTGCAAATTGGCATGGCAGTTGAGAATGAA GTTAGGATTCATAATTTCTTGGAGAAAACAAAGAAACTCCAGAAACATATGACTGGAGCTCAAAGTCAAGAAGATATGAGTAGGGAGACAATGATTCTAAGGAAACGGGTCAAAAGCTTGATTAAAAGGAATCGAGTAGTTGAGGTGAGAAAGCTGATGAAAAGTGAAGAGCCCGAGTCTTGGGGTCGGGACACACAGGCTAAG TTAGGATGCCGGCTTTTAGAATTATTAACAGAAACAGCTTATGTGCAACCTCCAGTGGATCAGTCTGCTGATACTCCTCCTGATATTAGGCCTGCGTTCAGACACGTATTCAGAATTGCTACAAGAGATCCGGG GAAGAGCATTGTCAAGAAGTATGGTGTCATCGAATGTGATCCATTGGTTGTTGCGGGAGTTGACAGAACA GTTAAACAGATGATGATTCCTTATGTGCCTATGTTGGTGCCACCCAAAAAATGGAGAGG GTATGACAAAGGCGGATACTTATTCTTGCCCTCCTATTTGATGCGCACACATGGATCTAGGAGGCAACAAGATGCTGTAAGAAGTGTTCCCACGAAACAAATGCAGCAAGTTTATGAG GCCTTGGATACCTTAGGAAGCACTAAATGGAGAGTGAATAAAAGGATACTAAGTGTGGTTGAGAGTATTTGGGCTGGAGGCGGAAATATTGCTGGCCTAGTGGATCGCAAAGAT GTTCCGATACCAGAGTTGCACTCTGATGATATAATGGAAGTGAAAAAGTGGAAATGGAGGGtgcgaaaatcaaaaaaaatcaacCAAGAGTTGCATTCCCAAAGATGTGACACAGAGCTCAAGCTTTCA GTTGCTCGGAAGTTGAAAGACGAGGAAGGATTTTATTATCCTCACAATCTTGATTTTCGAGGACGTGCATACCCTATGCATCCTCATTTGAATCACTTGAGCTCGGATCTATGTCGGGGAATCCTTGAATTTGCTGAAGGACGACCTCTAGGAAAGTCAGGATTGCGTTGGCTGAAAATACATTTAGCAAGTCTTTATGCAGGGGGAATAGAGAAGCTCTGCTACGATGCACGCCTTGCATTTGTAGAAAACCACATTGATGACATATTAGATTCAGCAAACAATCCTCTAAATGGAAATCGATGGTGGTTAAATGCTGAGGATCCTTTTCAGTGCTTAGCAGCTTGCATTAACCTATCAGAAGCTTTAAAAAGCTCGTCACCACATACTGTCTTTTCCCATCTGCCTATTCATCAG GATGGTTCATGCAATGGCCTTCAACACTATGCAGCTCTGGGAAGAGATAGT ATGGAGGCAGCAGCAGTCAACTTAGTTGCTGGAGATAAACCAGCTGATGTTTATACTGAAATCGCTCTGAG GGTTGATCATATTATCAGAGGAGATAGTATCAAGGACCCTGCAACTGATCCTAATGCTTTACTAGCCAAACTCCTAATTGACCAG GTTGACAGGAAATTGGTGAAGCAGACAGTAATGACCTCAGTGTATGGTGTTACCTATGTCGGAGCACGTGAGCAAATCAAAAGAAGATTGGAGGAGAAGGGTCTTATCGATGATGATAGGCTGCTGTTTACTGCATCTTGCTATGCTGCCAAA GTGACATTAGCTGCTTTGGGGGAGTTATTTCAAGCGGCACGTGGCACAATGACTTGGCTCGGTGACTGTGCTAAG GTGATTGCTTCAGAAAATCAGCCAGTGCGATGGACGACACCACTGGGGCTCCCTGTTGTGCAGCCTTACTTTAAAACTCAGCGGCATGTT ATAAGAACTTCTCTTCAAGTTTTGGCTTTGCAGCGTGAGGGTGACACA GTTGAGGTCCGGAAACAGAGAACTGCTTTTCCTCCAAATTTTGTGCACTCACTGGATGGTTCACATATGATGATGACCGCTGTTGCTTGTAGGGACGCTGGACTACAGTTTGCAG GGGTACATGATTCCTTCTGGACTCATGCATGTGATGTCGACCAGATGAACAGGATACTCCGCGAAAAGTTTGTGGAGCTGTACAGTATGCCTATTCTTGAAGAT TTGCTCGAAAGCTTCCAGAATTCATATCCAGCATTAACATTTCCCCCTCTACCAAAAAGAGGTGATTTTGATTTAGTGGAAGTTCTCGAGTCGCCCTACTTCTTTAACTGA